Proteins from one Natrinema salinisoli genomic window:
- a CDS encoding extracellular solute-binding protein, translated as MTKQYDSTGRRAFLAGSAAIGTAGLAGCTGLIGSEEEDEDGGNVFNQIGSGRAGRGTPGGTPMAELPDLEGELHIYSGRNEFLVGTLISSLVDEYDDFEVVGPRYGGSADLANQMVEAGSGTDADVFFTVDSAALGEVASEGLARSLSDDVLEMVPSEFRTDQWIGTSGRIRTIPYNTEEYSESDLPTSIDAYADFEGDLGWAPSYGSCQSFVTAMRILQGEEETREWLQSVVDNGIQSYPDELAVCQAVADGEIDAGFTNHYYIQRVLEGSPDAPIATTFTEGDAGATFDVAGATVIDSTDVPDLAENFIRHLLSAEAQEFFAVETFEYPLIPEAEPVGDLPSIDELNVPEDIDLTELSDLQPTIDLMRSIDGISI; from the coding sequence ATGACGAAGCAATACGATTCCACGGGACGGCGAGCGTTTCTCGCCGGCTCGGCTGCGATCGGCACGGCCGGGCTGGCCGGCTGTACGGGTCTAATCGGAAGCGAGGAGGAGGACGAAGACGGCGGCAACGTCTTCAACCAGATCGGTTCCGGGCGGGCCGGTCGGGGCACGCCCGGCGGGACGCCGATGGCGGAGCTCCCCGACCTCGAGGGCGAACTGCACATCTACTCCGGTCGAAACGAGTTCCTCGTCGGAACGCTCATCAGCAGCCTCGTAGACGAGTACGACGATTTCGAGGTCGTCGGACCGCGCTACGGCGGCTCCGCCGATCTCGCGAACCAGATGGTCGAAGCGGGCTCGGGGACGGACGCGGACGTCTTCTTCACCGTCGACTCCGCCGCACTCGGCGAGGTCGCGAGCGAGGGACTCGCCCGGTCGCTGTCGGACGACGTCCTCGAGATGGTCCCCAGCGAGTTCCGGACCGATCAGTGGATCGGTACCTCCGGTCGCATTCGGACGATCCCGTATAATACGGAGGAATACTCCGAGAGCGACCTGCCGACGAGCATCGACGCTTACGCCGACTTCGAGGGCGACCTCGGCTGGGCCCCCTCCTACGGCTCCTGCCAGTCGTTCGTCACCGCGATGCGCATCCTCCAGGGCGAAGAGGAAACCCGCGAGTGGCTCCAGAGCGTCGTCGACAACGGAATCCAGTCCTATCCCGACGAACTGGCCGTCTGTCAGGCCGTCGCGGACGGCGAGATCGACGCCGGCTTCACGAACCACTACTACATCCAGCGGGTGCTCGAGGGATCGCCGGACGCGCCGATCGCCACGACGTTCACCGAGGGCGACGCGGGTGCGACCTTCGACGTCGCGGGCGCGACCGTGATCGACAGCACGGACGTCCCCGATCTGGCCGAGAACTTCATCCGCCACCTGCTCTCGGCGGAGGCCCAGGAGTTCTTCGCCGTGGAAACGTTCGAGTATCCGCTGATCCCCGAGGCCGAACCGGTCGGCGATCTGCCGTCGATCGACGAGCTGAACGTCCCGGAAGACATCGACCTGACCGAACTGTCCGACCTTCAGCCGACGATAGACCTGATGCGAAGCATCGACGGGATCAGCATCTAA
- a CDS encoding alpha-1 4-glucan-protein synthase encodes MSQDICVVVPTIREYECMRSYFANARDHGFDLSRLHVVLVTEDFCDTDEMEAMLEDEGVSGEVFDGSRREEWYADHDVAEYGHIVPAASHAETSFGLLYMWAHDEFDYGFFIDDDTLPHEDQDFFGTHMENIAFEGEIEEVSSDEQWVNVLYQNADEHGLYPRGYPYSAMNESVETGTTEIAGGEVVASQGLWTNVPDLDAVRILMDGDLEGQAQTRTSSDDFGDDFVAARRNYLTVCSMNLAFRREVIPAFYQLPMDDNEWEVGRFDDIWSGVFLKRACDVLGKRIYNGAPLCEHNKAPRSTFDDLNNEVPGLELNEHLWRIVDEVGSDADDYEEVFEDMADELAEGDWEEYNNGAFFNYVGEHMRDWLECLSALERTAPVVENRRL; translated from the coding sequence ATGAGTCAGGATATCTGTGTCGTCGTCCCGACGATCCGAGAGTACGAGTGCATGCGGTCGTACTTCGCGAACGCGCGCGATCACGGCTTCGACCTCTCGCGGCTGCACGTCGTGCTCGTCACCGAGGACTTCTGTGACACCGACGAGATGGAAGCGATGCTCGAGGACGAGGGCGTTTCGGGCGAGGTCTTCGACGGCAGCCGTCGCGAGGAGTGGTACGCGGACCACGACGTCGCCGAGTACGGCCACATCGTCCCGGCGGCGAGCCACGCCGAGACGAGCTTCGGCCTGCTCTACATGTGGGCCCACGACGAGTTCGACTACGGCTTCTTCATCGACGACGACACGCTTCCCCACGAGGATCAGGACTTCTTCGGGACGCACATGGAGAACATCGCCTTCGAGGGCGAGATCGAAGAGGTCTCCTCCGACGAGCAGTGGGTCAACGTCCTCTACCAGAACGCCGACGAACACGGCCTCTACCCGCGCGGCTACCCCTACTCGGCGATGAACGAATCCGTCGAAACCGGGACGACCGAGATCGCCGGGGGCGAGGTCGTCGCTTCGCAGGGCCTGTGGACCAACGTCCCCGACCTGGACGCCGTTCGCATCCTCATGGACGGCGACCTCGAGGGACAGGCCCAGACCCGAACCTCGAGCGACGACTTCGGCGACGACTTCGTCGCCGCGCGGCGCAACTACCTCACCGTCTGCTCGATGAACCTCGCCTTCCGGCGCGAGGTGATCCCGGCGTTCTACCAGCTCCCGATGGACGACAACGAGTGGGAGGTCGGCCGCTTCGACGACATCTGGTCGGGCGTCTTCCTCAAGCGCGCCTGCGACGTCCTCGGCAAACGCATCTACAACGGAGCGCCCCTCTGTGAGCACAACAAGGCCCCCCGGAGCACGTTCGACGACCTCAACAACGAGGTTCCGGGCCTCGAGCTGAACGAACACCTCTGGCGCATCGTCGACGAGGTCGGCTCGGACGCGGACGATTACGAGGAGGTCTTCGAAGACATGGCCGACGAACTCGCCGAGGGCGACTGGGAGGAGTACAACAACGGCGCGTTCTTCAACTACGTCGGCGAGCACATGCGCGACTGGCTCGAGTGTCTCTCGGCGCTCGAGCGCACCGCTCCGGTTGTGGAGAATCGACGCCTATAA
- a CDS encoding NAD-dependent epimerase/dehydratase family protein, which translates to MSISSRHVLVTGGAGFIGSHLTERLLADGAAVTIVDDLSNGDRDRVPEEADFLEADLTDPDALEGQLDDIDLVFHLAASKHVDTDRPHGQFDDNTRMTRNILEAMADAGVTEIAYTSSSTVYGEAPRPTPEDYAPLEPISAYGASKLADEGLLSARAHSHDLTVWNFRFANVVGPRLRGAVIPDFIEKLRDDPEHLTILGDGRQEKSYLHLEDCLDAILHVVEHADDAMNTYNLGTRTTTSVDRIAAIVADELGVDPDHEYTGGDRGWTGDVPKMRLSIEKLSALGWEPRLSSDEAVRRSTREIIDELR; encoded by the coding sequence ATGTCCATCTCGAGCCGACACGTACTCGTCACGGGCGGTGCCGGTTTCATCGGGTCGCACCTGACCGAACGCCTGCTCGCGGACGGCGCGGCCGTAACGATCGTCGACGACCTGTCAAACGGTGACCGCGACCGCGTACCCGAAGAAGCCGACTTCCTCGAGGCAGACCTCACCGACCCCGACGCCCTCGAGGGCCAGCTCGACGATATCGACCTCGTCTTCCACCTCGCGGCGTCGAAACACGTCGACACGGATCGACCGCACGGTCAGTTCGACGACAACACGCGGATGACGCGCAACATTCTCGAGGCGATGGCCGACGCCGGCGTGACCGAGATCGCCTACACGTCCTCCTCGACGGTCTACGGCGAGGCTCCGCGGCCGACGCCGGAGGATTACGCGCCGCTCGAGCCGATCAGCGCCTACGGGGCGAGCAAGCTGGCCGACGAAGGGTTGCTCTCCGCGCGAGCGCACAGCCACGATCTCACGGTCTGGAACTTCCGATTCGCGAACGTGGTCGGGCCGCGTCTCCGCGGGGCAGTGATCCCGGATTTCATCGAGAAGCTGCGGGACGACCCCGAGCACCTGACGATTCTCGGCGACGGCCGACAGGAGAAGTCCTACCTGCACCTCGAGGACTGTCTCGATGCAATATTGCACGTCGTCGAACACGCCGACGACGCGATGAACACCTACAACCTCGGCACGCGGACGACGACCTCGGTCGACCGGATCGCGGCCATCGTCGCCGACGAGTTGGGCGTCGACCCCGACCACGAGTACACCGGCGGCGACCGCGGCTGGACCGGCGACGTCCCGAAGATGCGCCTCTCGATCGAGAAGCTCTCGGCGCTGGGCTGGGAGCCCCGCCTCTCGAGCGACGAGGCGGTCCGCCGGTCGACCCGGGAGATCATCGACGAACTCCGCTGA
- a CDS encoding glycosyltransferase family 39 protein, producing the protein MIRDSLRWVRSSEYGPDRVRRVHLAALAVVCLAGLAVAILATELFPYHSSNDDEGVYLLQAALLLEGQLEMHAGELADAFRPWFFVQDGGRLYSKYSPVIPAMYAVSMALFGEPRVTLVAVAVGNTALVYLLGSMVFDRWVGVVAAAVFAAAPMTLLTSSVFLPYAPTTFLNLLFAVWYLRGVRTGRLRNAVSAGAAIGIAFFARPYTAVLFALPFICHAGWSVLRSVRGRWWQRGFRPLPDPVRRNVATAAIGLALVGLTLAYNARVTGSPLTFPYAAFAPLDGPGFGHRELLDHSLEYTPAVALEANGAALWYFATRWFTAGLLGTGTALLGTAVALWRWLPGRDADGERERQSDRTAGLLVAALFGSVTLGNVAFWGNYNVHAGIADPTTGLLSKFGPFYHFDLLVPLSIFAGFAVAVGFRRCRDAALRSRIAAVASPRTARALVLSALLVSVLVAGAANAALLSAPVERNAAHTERFESAYEPFEDRDLENALVFLPAPYGQWQNHPFQALRNDGGLDGEVVYALEGSPERDFAVLDAYPNRDYYRYTYQGAWTATPDDEIVAQIEPLSVRSGERLEGTTTVGIASRVDRVRVRLENDGEVAGYTVANPDSELSIGWSLERDAAGGRNGGKNATDARGSVALNRSPNETVSFDGADEIVLTITQVQPGGATYTYRQEVTVRPTEDGVEAIWPPERTGCRLATDCGTEGTYLPDRPETHSQWETFETRLEE; encoded by the coding sequence GTGATCCGCGATTCGCTTCGCTGGGTTCGGTCGTCGGAATACGGTCCCGACCGAGTCCGTCGCGTCCACCTCGCCGCACTCGCCGTCGTCTGTCTCGCCGGCCTCGCAGTGGCAATACTCGCGACCGAGCTCTTCCCCTATCACTCGAGCAACGACGACGAGGGCGTCTACCTCCTGCAGGCCGCGTTGCTACTCGAGGGGCAACTCGAGATGCACGCCGGCGAGCTCGCCGACGCGTTCCGGCCGTGGTTTTTCGTTCAGGACGGCGGCCGACTCTATTCGAAGTACTCGCCGGTCATCCCCGCGATGTACGCCGTCTCGATGGCGCTGTTCGGCGAGCCGCGGGTGACGCTCGTCGCCGTTGCGGTGGGCAACACTGCGCTCGTCTACCTCCTCGGGTCGATGGTGTTCGACCGATGGGTCGGCGTCGTCGCTGCGGCCGTCTTCGCTGCCGCCCCCATGACGCTACTCACGTCGTCGGTGTTTCTGCCGTACGCGCCGACCACGTTTCTGAATCTCCTCTTTGCGGTGTGGTACCTCCGCGGCGTCCGCACGGGGCGACTCCGCAATGCCGTCTCGGCGGGAGCCGCGATCGGGATCGCCTTCTTCGCGCGGCCGTACACCGCCGTCCTGTTCGCACTCCCCTTCATCTGTCACGCGGGCTGGTCGGTGCTGCGATCGGTTCGCGGCCGCTGGTGGCAGCGGGGATTCCGACCGCTTCCGGACCCCGTTCGACGGAACGTCGCGACCGCCGCGATCGGGCTGGCTCTCGTCGGATTGACGCTCGCGTACAACGCTCGCGTCACGGGGTCACCCCTCACCTTCCCGTACGCCGCGTTCGCCCCGCTCGATGGGCCCGGGTTCGGCCACCGCGAACTCCTCGATCACTCGCTCGAGTACACGCCGGCCGTCGCCCTGGAGGCGAACGGTGCTGCACTCTGGTACTTCGCCACCCGGTGGTTCACCGCGGGGCTGCTCGGAACGGGCACCGCGCTGCTGGGGACGGCAGTCGCGCTGTGGCGCTGGCTCCCAGGTCGCGACGCCGACGGCGAGCGCGAGCGTCAGAGCGATCGAACTGCGGGCCTGCTGGTGGCCGCGCTCTTCGGCTCCGTCACGCTCGGTAACGTCGCGTTCTGGGGCAACTACAACGTTCACGCCGGGATCGCCGATCCGACCACCGGGCTGCTCTCGAAATTCGGCCCGTTCTATCACTTCGACCTGCTCGTTCCTCTCTCGATCTTCGCCGGGTTCGCCGTCGCCGTCGGGTTCCGGCGGTGTCGCGACGCCGCGCTCCGGAGCCGGATCGCCGCCGTCGCGTCGCCCCGGACGGCCCGCGCCCTCGTCCTCTCCGCCCTGCTCGTGAGCGTCCTCGTCGCCGGCGCGGCCAACGCCGCCCTCCTCTCGGCCCCGGTCGAGCGCAACGCCGCCCACACCGAGCGGTTCGAGTCGGCCTACGAGCCGTTCGAGGACCGCGACCTCGAGAACGCGCTGGTCTTCCTGCCGGCGCCCTACGGCCAGTGGCAGAACCACCCGTTCCAGGCCCTTCGGAACGACGGCGGCCTCGACGGAGAGGTGGTCTACGCGCTCGAGGGCTCTCCGGAACGCGATTTCGCCGTCCTCGACGCCTATCCGAACCGCGACTATTACCGGTACACGTACCAGGGCGCATGGACGGCCACGCCCGACGACGAGATCGTCGCCCAGATCGAACCGCTCTCGGTCCGGTCGGGCGAGCGCCTCGAGGGGACCACCACCGTCGGAATCGCCAGTCGCGTCGATCGGGTCCGCGTTCGCCTCGAGAACGACGGCGAGGTCGCGGGCTACACCGTCGCCAACCCCGACAGCGAACTGTCAATCGGGTGGTCCCTCGAGCGCGACGCGGCGGGCGGCCGCAACGGCGGAAAGAACGCTACTGACGCCCGCGGCAGCGTCGCGCTGAACCGATCGCCGAACGAGACGGTATCGTTCGACGGGGCCGACGAGATCGTGCTGACGATCACCCAGGTTCAGCCGGGAGGGGCGACGTACACCTACCGACAGGAGGTGACCGTCCGGCCGACCGAGGACGGCGTCGAGGCGATCTGGCCGCCCGAGCGGACGGGCTGTCGGCTCGCTACCGACTGCGGCACCGAAGGAACCTATCTCCCCGACCGGCCGGAGACCCACAGCCAGTGGGAGACGTTCGAAACGCGACTCGAGGAGTGA
- a CDS encoding DUF3268 family zinc-finger domain-containing protein: protein MCDDRDGRCDGPDTSEDPGATDGRDSSPPECPTCGGPVHVVTASSPYSGTAYPCGCSVNPVLVTCDPADRGLGTGE from the coding sequence ATGTGTGACGACCGTGACGGGAGGTGTGACGGTCCTGACACCAGCGAGGACCCGGGCGCGACGGACGGCCGCGACTCGTCGCCACCCGAGTGTCCCACCTGCGGCGGCCCCGTACACGTCGTCACCGCCAGCAGCCCCTACTCAGGGACCGCCTACCCCTGTGGCTGCTCGGTCAATCCAGTTCTGGTCACGTGCGACCCCGCCGACCGGGGGCTGGGGACGGGCGAGTGA
- a CDS encoding lysylphosphatidylglycerol synthase transmembrane domain-containing protein translates to MNDGGEDSSSQDADRGSGSGSDGSASGGLAGAVTRRRLTIAGTGLVVLGLVVALREIDIRTVGAEMANADPLLLGAAVVVYALSWPLRGRRYGDVLAAMGQRGGMVLPTLAVFVSQTANLAIPARAGDAVRAYVMNDRRGVPYTTGFASLAVERVFDLATIAALAGVATVWLTLGGAGPLEIVAEAGGARTALVAAAAVSTATVGVGFVVVTSARANHGLGGRLRARVAGRPRLESALEAALRFAGDVQVVARQPKAVATIGAGSLLIWALDVLTAVLVLAALGSGLGVATLLAVGTLAVSVGNLAKVLPLSQGGVGLYEAAFTALVVGLTPLGASTALAAAIVDHALKNGVTLVGGAGSVASLGISLSDAADSSQDATRETDTFLGEPKR, encoded by the coding sequence ATGAACGACGGGGGCGAGGACTCGAGCTCGCAGGACGCCGACCGGGGGTCGGGATCGGGGAGCGACGGATCGGCGAGCGGCGGGCTCGCCGGCGCGGTCACTCGTCGCCGACTGACGATTGCGGGGACGGGACTCGTGGTGCTCGGACTGGTCGTCGCCCTTCGGGAGATCGATATCAGGACCGTCGGGGCCGAGATGGCGAACGCCGATCCACTGCTCCTCGGCGCTGCAGTCGTCGTCTACGCTCTCTCGTGGCCGCTCCGGGGACGTCGGTACGGCGACGTACTGGCCGCGATGGGACAGCGTGGCGGGATGGTCCTCCCGACGCTGGCCGTCTTCGTCAGCCAGACCGCGAACCTCGCGATTCCGGCGCGAGCGGGCGACGCGGTCCGCGCGTACGTGATGAACGACCGCCGAGGCGTTCCCTACACCACCGGCTTCGCGTCGCTGGCCGTCGAACGGGTGTTCGATCTGGCGACCATCGCCGCGCTCGCGGGCGTCGCGACGGTGTGGCTCACGCTGGGCGGGGCCGGCCCGCTCGAGATCGTCGCGGAAGCCGGCGGTGCCCGGACCGCGCTGGTCGCCGCCGCGGCCGTGAGCACGGCGACCGTCGGCGTCGGATTCGTCGTCGTCACCTCCGCTCGGGCTAATCACGGACTGGGTGGGCGACTTCGGGCGCGGGTCGCCGGCCGGCCGCGCCTCGAGTCGGCTCTCGAGGCTGCGCTTCGCTTCGCGGGTGACGTCCAGGTCGTCGCTCGCCAGCCGAAAGCGGTGGCGACCATCGGCGCGGGGAGTCTACTGATATGGGCGCTGGACGTGCTCACCGCGGTCCTCGTCCTCGCAGCGCTGGGCAGCGGGCTCGGCGTCGCCACGTTGTTGGCGGTGGGAACGCTGGCCGTCAGCGTCGGGAACCTCGCGAAGGTATTGCCGTTGTCCCAGGGCGGCGTGGGCCTCTACGAGGCCGCGTTCACCGCGCTCGTCGTCGGGCTGACGCCCCTCGGCGCGAGCACGGCGCTGGCCGCGGCGATCGTCGATCACGCGCTGAAAAACGGCGTCACGCTGGTCGGCGGAGCGGGTTCGGTCGCCTCGTTGGGGATTTCGCTTTCGGACGCGGCGGACTCGAGCCAAGACGCGACGCGGGAGACCGACACGTTTTTAGGTGAGCCTAAAAGATAG
- a CDS encoding UPF0175 family protein, with translation MATDRHNPHADHTEELATTIGLYVLGEISLGKAAERADVTRWEMKEILTEAGVEVRLGPQTMDDLEDEVETALDIE, from the coding sequence ATGGCAACCGATCGCCACAATCCCCATGCCGATCACACTGAGGAGCTCGCGACCACGATCGGGCTCTACGTGCTCGGTGAAATCTCCCTCGGGAAGGCTGCAGAGCGGGCTGACGTCACCCGATGGGAGATGAAAGAGATTCTCACTGAGGCCGGTGTTGAGGTTCGCCTCGGCCCACAGACCATGGACGACCTTGAGGACGAGGTCGAGACAGCACTCGACATCGAATGA
- a CDS encoding winged helix-turn-helix domain-containing protein yields the protein MTEDDPAHWDGDVNEAVLEEWLESTAKFERVREVVLSTTTPQYAKEIAERARVSEPTARKHLETLAAAGFAETVATGRGKRYKRSRQTVAMQRIVDIHRELSREELTAGIKDLRARIREYQEEYDASDPDDLAYQLESDADEGWNAVSAWRAAETDLEVAKAALSLYDFDPDAGTGTGGDGDSTDRGSFADGTLDASV from the coding sequence ATGACCGAGGACGATCCAGCCCATTGGGACGGTGACGTCAACGAGGCAGTCCTCGAGGAGTGGCTCGAGTCCACCGCCAAGTTCGAGCGCGTCCGCGAGGTGGTACTCTCCACGACGACGCCGCAGTACGCGAAGGAGATCGCCGAGCGGGCCCGCGTGAGCGAACCGACTGCCCGAAAACACCTCGAGACGCTCGCGGCGGCGGGGTTCGCGGAAACCGTCGCCACTGGTCGCGGGAAGCGGTACAAACGGTCCAGACAGACGGTCGCGATGCAGCGGATCGTCGACATCCACCGAGAGCTCTCTCGGGAGGAGCTGACGGCGGGCATCAAGGACCTCCGTGCCCGAATCAGGGAGTATCAGGAGGAGTACGATGCGTCGGATCCCGACGACCTCGCGTACCAGCTCGAATCCGACGCCGACGAGGGATGGAACGCCGTCTCGGCCTGGCGGGCTGCGGAAACCGACCTCGAGGTTGCGAAAGCTGCGCTCTCGCTGTACGACTTCGATCCGGACGCCGGGACCGGAACGGGGGGAGACGGCGATTCGACCGATCGCGGATCGTTCGCCGATGGCACGCTCGACGCATCCGTTTGA
- the minD gene encoding cell division ATPase MinD: protein MSHETVYAISSGKGGVGKTTTTVNLGTALAEAGERVAIVDADLGMANLAGFVSLSPDSTTLYDVLAGDASIDDATYRLADNIVAVPSGTSLDEYAKTSPEGLRDVVEELRSQFDYVFLDVGAGISHETVLPLGLADAVVLVSTPEPAAVHDTKKTIELTDRSGGEVAGLVLTRTRPDGDVSHEEIADRLEVPLLGTVPEDPAARDSVYAGTPLVVFEPEGPAATAYRRLAADLTGVETSIPADDGTASAGSTGAGADAGTDPAGGNDDATEREAAHDDVSSAITEAESDS from the coding sequence ATGTCCCACGAGACGGTCTATGCTATTTCGAGCGGGAAGGGCGGCGTCGGCAAGACGACGACGACGGTAAACCTCGGCACGGCCCTCGCAGAGGCCGGGGAGCGCGTCGCGATCGTCGACGCCGACCTCGGCATGGCGAACCTCGCCGGGTTCGTCAGCCTCTCCCCCGACTCGACTACTCTATACGACGTATTAGCCGGAGATGCATCGATCGACGACGCCACCTATCGATTGGCGGACAACATCGTCGCCGTCCCGAGCGGCACGAGCCTCGACGAGTACGCCAAGACCTCCCCGGAGGGACTGCGCGACGTCGTCGAGGAGCTGCGATCGCAGTTCGACTACGTCTTTCTCGACGTCGGCGCCGGCATCAGTCACGAGACCGTCCTCCCGCTGGGGCTCGCCGACGCCGTCGTCCTCGTCTCGACGCCCGAACCCGCTGCCGTCCACGACACCAAGAAGACGATCGAGCTGACGGACCGATCCGGCGGCGAGGTCGCCGGCCTCGTCCTCACCAGGACTCGTCCGGACGGCGACGTCTCCCACGAGGAGATCGCCGACCGCCTCGAGGTCCCCCTGCTCGGAACGGTTCCCGAAGACCCCGCCGCCCGCGATAGCGTCTACGCCGGAACGCCGCTGGTCGTCTTCGAGCCCGAGGGGCCCGCCGCGACCGCGTACCGTCGGCTCGCAGCGGACTTGACCGGCGTCGAAACGTCGATCCCGGCGGACGACGGAACTGCGTCCGCCGGCTCGACAGGGGCGGGCGCCGACGCTGGGACTGATCCGGCCGGCGGGAACGACGACGCGACCGAACGAGAAGCGGCACACGACGACGTTTCGAGTGCGATCACGGAAGCCGAGTCGGATTCCTGA
- the prf1 gene encoding peptide chain release factor aRF-1, with amino-acid sequence MSQEGAQEQSDRKKYEFRKVIEDLKDYDGSGTQLVTIYIPDDRQISDVVQHVTQEHSEAANIKSKQTRTAVQDALTSIKDRLRYYDTYPPDNGIVLFSGAVDSGGGRTDMVTKVLESPPQPIESFRYHCDSDFLTEPLEEMLADKGLYGLIVLDRREANVGWLKGKRIEPVKSASSLVPGKQRKGGQSAQRFARLRLEAIDNFYQEVAGMANDLFVPQRHEIDGILVGGPSPTKDEFLDGDYLHHELQDEVLGKFDVAYTDESGLKDLVDNAEDALADAEVMKDKKVMEEFFEELNAGDLATYGFEQTRRNLMMGSVDRLLISEDLRKDVITYECPECDTTEREVVDRRKSTPTHTCTECGTDVEGSEEAREDAIDHLIDIAEQRGTETKFISTDFEKGEQLLNAFGGFAGLLRYSTGV; translated from the coding sequence ATGAGCCAGGAGGGCGCGCAGGAGCAATCAGACCGGAAAAAGTACGAGTTCCGGAAGGTCATCGAAGACCTGAAGGACTACGACGGCTCCGGGACGCAGCTCGTGACGATCTACATTCCCGACGACAGACAGATCAGTGACGTCGTCCAGCACGTCACCCAGGAACACAGCGAAGCGGCCAACATCAAATCGAAGCAGACCCGAACGGCCGTCCAGGACGCGCTGACGAGTATCAAAGACCGGCTGCGATACTACGACACCTACCCGCCGGACAACGGCATCGTGCTCTTCTCCGGTGCCGTCGACTCCGGCGGCGGCCGCACCGACATGGTCACGAAGGTCCTCGAGAGCCCGCCCCAGCCCATCGAGTCCTTCCGCTATCACTGCGACTCCGACTTCTTGACCGAGCCCCTCGAGGAGATGCTCGCCGACAAGGGCCTCTACGGGCTGATCGTCCTCGACCGCCGCGAGGCCAACGTGGGTTGGCTGAAAGGGAAACGCATCGAGCCGGTCAAGTCCGCCTCCTCGCTGGTTCCCGGCAAGCAGCGCAAAGGGGGCCAGTCCGCCCAGCGATTCGCTCGGCTGCGACTCGAGGCCATCGACAACTTCTACCAGGAGGTCGCGGGGATGGCCAACGACCTGTTCGTCCCGCAGCGCCACGAGATAGACGGCATTCTCGTGGGCGGTCCGTCGCCGACAAAAGACGAGTTCCTGGACGGGGACTACCTCCACCACGAACTCCAAGACGAGGTGCTGGGCAAGTTCGACGTCGCCTACACCGACGAGTCCGGGCTGAAGGACCTCGTCGACAACGCGGAAGACGCGCTGGCCGACGCCGAGGTGATGAAGGACAAGAAGGTGATGGAGGAGTTCTTCGAGGAACTCAACGCCGGCGACCTCGCGACCTACGGGTTCGAGCAGACTCGCCGGAACCTGATGATGGGGTCGGTCGACCGCCTCCTCATCAGCGAGGACCTTCGGAAGGACGTCATTACCTACGAGTGTCCCGAGTGCGACACCACCGAGCGCGAGGTCGTCGACCGCCGCAAGTCGACGCCGACCCACACCTGTACCGAGTGCGGGACCGACGTCGAGGGGAGCGAAGAAGCTCGCGAGGACGCGATCGACCACCTCATCGACATCGCCGAACAGCGCGGCACCGAGACCAAGTTCATTTCGACGGACTTCGAGAAGGGCGAACAACTGCTGAACGCCTTCGGCGGGTTTGCAGGCCTCCTTCGGTACTCGACCGGCGTCTAA